In Spirosoma pollinicola, the genomic window AACGGACAGCGCGTAACCTTACTTTTAGTCAATGACCTATGCGGGGATGAGGCCCGTAAACAGATTGCTCCACTTAATATAACAGGCACCCCTACTGAACTGGATGCTGGATTCTTCAATATTATTGAAAAGCCGATGCAACAGGCATCGGGATTAATGGTCAATCTGGAAGCCTTTCAAAAGAGTCTGGAAAAAACGCAACAGCAATCGGCAAAGGAAAAGCTCGAAGAATCAACTAAGAAAAAAGCAAAAGAGGAGTTGAATAAAGCCTACGACGCGGCCATGAAGAAAGTAGAGGAACTGGAAAAAGAAAAAAGATACCGGGAAGCCTACGCCAAAACGCCTGACCCTGAACAGCACCCCGATCAGGCCGAATCCATTCGTAAAAAACGTGCCGAATTACTGGCAAATTTCTCACAGCCAGGATTGTTCGATGCAATACCTGTCCAGTCAGCCAGTCAGCCCTCTACTGAGGAGAATACGTCAGGCGTAGAAACGTCAACAAACGCAACAATTGAATCTGTGACCGCTTAAATTATTTGCTTATGTTACTTGCAACCCAACTCAAACGTGTCTTTCTGATGGAAGAAAAAGGGCAAACCGTTGAATTATCTGACCCCGACCCCACGCTTAGTCCACAGGCAGTTTTAAACCATTATTCCAACCTATACGCAATTCTGACAACCGCTAAAATCAGTCCCGCTGACATCAGGGATGATGCGGTTCAGTACAGATTTGAATCAGTCATGGGAACTAAAGGTTAGAAAAATGATGGGTAAATCCGCTCGAAAGATACCGTCCATTAAACTCAATGAACCAAAATGGTTGCTCGCCCGAAATCTAATCGACTACATGAACACGCTCGATCAGATGCCCGACGCAAGACAGGCCATAACGGGGCAACAACGGTGTGCGCCCCTCAGCCTACTGCCGATGGTTTTTTAAACCATTGCTTTGCCCCCGTTTATCCTCTAACCGAAGAGCTTTTCGACCAGCAGGGAGTAGAAACCGATTTTTTTAAATCGGTTTCTTACCTGTCTGACCTCTACAATCTGGGCCTTGACGTGCATCAGTTGGAATGGGGGCATAATTACCCGTTTAATATTCAGCACAGTTATCAACTCGTTGTCGAGAAGCTGAAAGCTATTCGGGAGGACGTAGACGTGTTGATACTATCCAACGAGACAACCAAAGGGACTTTAGCGACCGTCCAGCAGTACGATACCGATTACTATTCGTATTTCGTTCCGGTTAAACCCCTTTGGCAGCTTCAAAAATCGGGTAATAATAAACCATTGACGCACCTGCTTGAATCTATTTACGCGTACCTGATGCACATTAGCGGATTGCCATTTCTATCGGACCAGAGTTCTTATGTGTTTTATCAATGCGACATGATGCTGGAAAGTCGTGCTGAGTGGACTGGCCGGGAGGAGCGTAAAGAATACACCGCCTTTAAAAAAATAGTGAAGCAGTCTCGTCGGGGGAGCCGGATAATTCGCAACCGAATCAACCAGACTACCCACTTGAAAAACTTCCACAGGCGTTTTTCTGGGTTCCAGCCTGAGTCAGAAGCCGAAGCTGAATTAAAAGCCGTTGCCAGTACATTTCTCAATTTGTACACCCGGTTTCCAAACCGTTCCATCTGGGATAGTTACCACATTGGTCTGATGACTCCTGACGAGGAATACCGGATTCATCCCGATCAGTTTATTTCGTTCATCTGGGATTTTGACGATGGGATTTACGATGATCTTGTGCAGTCGCTAGATGCTGATTTTAATGGGGGGGGCTATGTTGAATTACCCCAAACAGTACAGATGTTCGACCAGCCACAACCCGTTCAGACGCTAAATCTGGAATTCGAAGAAACCTTCTTTACGACAGTGGGTAATTTGATTTCAGTTCAACATAAACTAAGCTCGGATGCAAAATATAACTGAACAGTTTGAACAGGGCTATTATCCCGTTAAAGCCTTATTGCTGTACCGCTCGAAGTTGGAAACACGTTCGTTTTATTTGGAAGCTTTCGACATCGAGAAGAAAACGGGTAAGCCCATAAATGCCCATCCGTTGGCCGAGAACAAGCTTACTATGTTGTCGAAAGCACTACTCACTAAAGAGAAAAAGCAACAGGATTATCTGATGCCCAAAGGATTATTACCGGCTAATTTACTTAGCTTGAATA contains:
- a CDS encoding PRTRC system protein E, translated to MDFFQRLAALNLTGDLKLVITNTPNGQRVTLLLVNDLCGDEARKQIAPLNITGTPTELDAGFFNIIEKPMQQASGLMVNLEAFQKSLEKTQQQSAKEKLEESTKKKAKEELNKAYDAAMKKVEELEKEKRYREAYAKTPDPEQHPDQAESIRKKRAELLANFSQPGLFDAIPVQSASQPSTEENTSGVETSTNATIESVTA
- a CDS encoding PRTRC system protein C: MLLATQLKRVFLMEEKGQTVELSDPDPTLSPQAVLNHYSNLYAILTTAKISPADIRDDAVQYRFESVMGTKG